GTTGTTTAAATTCTTTGTTGCTCATGTTTAATAATTCTTCTAAGTTAATCCATGTCGATTCAACTTTGTCATAAAACATTTTTTCTGGTGTTTCTTTTATTTCTTTATTATTTGGACATACGTCTTGACAAATATCACAACCATACAACATGGTACTAGATTGCTTCATACTGTTATTATCCATGATTCCTTTCTGTTGCAGTTGGTTAGAGAGGCATCGCTGGTTGTTTATTATGAAAGGAGTTGTTATCGCATTAACCGGACATGCACGTTGACATTTACCACATTCATCGCATTTTAAATAAGGCATCGAACGATAATCTTTTTCAAAAAATTCTAAAGATGTTACTATATATCCAATCACAATGTACGACCCATATTCAGAATGAAAAAAACAATTGTTTCTCCCAAAGTATCCAAGGCCAGCTTCCGCCGCTAAGTGACGATCCACTAATGGTCCTGTATCTGCATACACACGCCAACTGTGTGGTTTTTCTTTGCATGTTATAGACTCCATCAATTGATTTAATCTTACATTCAATACACGATGATAATCTATTCCTCTGGAAAAACGAGCTAGTGTCCCGTATAACATAGGCCTATGCGAAGTTTCAAGGTTCTCTTTC
This genomic interval from Tindallia magadiensis contains the following:
- the queG gene encoding tRNA epoxyqueuosine(34) reductase QueG is translated as MVLSVEALKMEAKKKNIIDIGVIRPNKSPLLKKLIKNRHANQYMTNFEEISVDKRTDASLIMPEVKSIIVALMSYFKKENLETSHRPMLYGTLARFSRGIDYHRVLNVRLNQLMESITCKEKPHSWRVYADTGPLVDRHLAAEAGLGYFGRNNCFFHSEYGSYIVIGYIVTSLEFFEKDYRSMPYLKCDECGKCQRACPVNAITTPFIINNQRCLSNQLQQKGIMDNNSMKQSSTMLYGCDICQDVCPNNKEIKETPEKMFYDKVESTWINLEELLNMSNKEFKQRYESTGFAWRGLRVMKRNALKSLGNSRNPIAIPIIESFVNDKREDISSAAKWALEQITFV